A portion of the Stella humosa genome contains these proteins:
- a CDS encoding VOC family protein has translation MTPAEAATIAAQQVPTGDRFVIDHLAHWVPEERKASARLAELGFTMAPFSHQVTRAAPDAPPVSAGTANRTIMLREGYIEILTVTGDTPNARTLQAGMARYVGVHLIAFGLADPDATAARLQGAGFAPLPVVRLEREIETEAGTPGHVRFRVLRVGADAMPEGRVQFCHHLTPENMWQGRWLDHANGAIGLRSILIASDDPEEAAERYARFTGQPVRQRDDGAWVLAFDRGALVIADQERCQRLLSAPIPAIPCMAAYALAVADPAATRQHLTAGRIAFTDTGGAMLVDGGPALGAQIAFLADGAKAPWD, from the coding sequence ATGACCCCAGCAGAAGCCGCCACCATCGCCGCGCAGCAGGTTCCGACCGGCGATCGCTTCGTCATCGACCACCTCGCCCACTGGGTCCCTGAAGAGCGCAAGGCATCGGCGCGCCTGGCCGAGCTGGGCTTCACCATGGCTCCCTTCTCCCACCAGGTGACGCGGGCCGCGCCCGATGCCCCGCCGGTTTCCGCCGGGACGGCCAACCGCACCATCATGCTGCGCGAGGGCTATATCGAGATCCTGACGGTGACGGGCGACACGCCCAACGCCCGCACGCTCCAGGCCGGCATGGCGCGCTATGTCGGCGTCCACCTGATCGCCTTCGGCCTGGCCGACCCGGACGCCACCGCTGCCCGCCTGCAAGGGGCGGGCTTTGCCCCCCTCCCCGTCGTGCGGCTGGAACGCGAGATCGAGACCGAGGCCGGCACCCCCGGCCATGTCCGCTTCCGCGTCCTGCGCGTTGGCGCCGACGCCATGCCCGAAGGTCGCGTGCAGTTCTGCCACCACCTGACGCCCGAGAACATGTGGCAGGGCCGCTGGCTCGACCATGCCAACGGCGCCATCGGCCTGCGCTCCATCCTGATCGCCTCGGACGACCCGGAAGAGGCGGCGGAGCGCTATGCCCGCTTCACCGGCCAGCCCGTCCGCCAGCGCGACGACGGCGCCTGGGTGCTCGCGTTCGACCGCGGCGCCCTGGTCATCGCCGACCAGGAGCGCTGCCAGCGCCTGCTGTCCGCCCCCATCCCCGCCATTCCCTGCATGGCCGCCTATGCGCTGGCGGTCGCCGACCCGGCAGCCACCCGCCAGCACCTGACCGCCGGCCGCATCGCCTTCACCGACACCGGTGGCGCCATGCTGGTCGATGGCGGCCCGGCGCTGGGGGCGCAGATCGCGTTCCTGGCGGATGGGGCCAAGGCGCCTTGGGATTGA
- a CDS encoding enolase-like domain-containing protein: MAGGGAMIGAMNRVGINAEAITVEAVDLFEWPYRLRLPFRFGVITVTHGRQAVVRVRIRLADGRSAEGMAAEALAAKWFDKSPELSDAQNLEQLRAALEIATGLYRSSGPKTPFRMFADHYVEQQQEGARRRLPPLVASYGPALLDRAIADALARARGVNFYEAVRSNLLGIEGHAVAPDLAGFALAPFLRSLVPSDRIHVRHTVGLVDPITAADQTAETRVEDGLPETLEEVVATYGHRYYKLKVGGNVAADVDRLARIAGVLDLQRHDYAVSLDGNEQYADEEAVLELWRAMEAEPRLRRLVASILYVEQPIKRQNALSAPVTALGAARPVILDESDGDLESFPTGRRLGYRGVSSKNCKGFYKSILNLARCQMWNAAEGDGTYFMSAEDLTTQAGLSVQQDLALVNLLGLGHVERNGHHFIDGFAGRPDGEAQTFLAAHPDLYADQSGRVRMRIKDGEAMIGSLACPGFATAAFPSVEAMEGMKKADWPG; the protein is encoded by the coding sequence ATGGCGGGGGGCGGAGCGATGATCGGGGCGATGAACCGGGTCGGCATCAATGCCGAGGCGATCACGGTCGAGGCGGTGGACCTTTTCGAGTGGCCCTATCGCCTGCGGCTGCCGTTCCGCTTCGGCGTCATCACGGTCACCCATGGCCGCCAGGCGGTCGTGCGCGTGCGCATACGCCTGGCCGACGGCCGCAGTGCCGAGGGCATGGCGGCCGAGGCGCTGGCCGCCAAGTGGTTCGACAAAAGCCCGGAGTTGAGCGACGCGCAGAACCTGGAGCAACTGCGCGCCGCGCTCGAGATCGCGACCGGCCTTTACCGGTCGAGCGGCCCAAAGACGCCGTTCCGCATGTTCGCCGACCACTATGTCGAGCAGCAGCAGGAAGGCGCCCGTCGCCGCCTGCCGCCCTTGGTCGCAAGCTATGGTCCGGCGCTGCTGGACCGCGCCATCGCCGATGCGCTCGCCCGTGCCCGTGGCGTCAATTTCTACGAGGCGGTGCGCAGCAACCTGCTGGGGATCGAGGGCCACGCCGTGGCGCCGGACCTGGCGGGCTTCGCGCTGGCGCCCTTCCTGCGCTCGCTGGTGCCGTCCGACCGCATCCATGTCCGCCACACGGTGGGCCTGGTCGACCCGATCACGGCCGCCGACCAGACTGCTGAAACCCGGGTCGAGGATGGCTTGCCGGAGACGCTGGAGGAGGTGGTCGCCACCTACGGCCACCGCTACTACAAGCTGAAGGTGGGCGGCAACGTCGCGGCCGACGTCGACCGGCTGGCGCGCATTGCCGGCGTGCTCGACCTTCAGCGGCACGACTATGCCGTCTCGCTGGACGGCAACGAGCAGTACGCCGACGAGGAAGCGGTGCTGGAACTGTGGCGGGCGATGGAAGCCGAGCCGCGCCTGCGCCGGCTGGTCGCCTCGATCCTCTATGTGGAACAGCCGATCAAGCGGCAGAACGCGCTGTCGGCCCCGGTGACGGCGCTGGGTGCCGCCCGGCCGGTGATCCTGGACGAGTCCGACGGCGACCTGGAATCCTTCCCCACGGGGCGGCGGCTCGGCTATCGCGGCGTCTCGTCGAAGAACTGCAAGGGCTTCTACAAGTCGATCCTGAACCTCGCCCGCTGCCAGATGTGGAACGCGGCCGAGGGCGACGGCACCTACTTCATGTCGGCAGAGGACCTGACGACCCAGGCCGGCCTGTCGGTGCAGCAGGACCTGGCGCTGGTGAACCTGCTGGGCCTCGGCCATGTCGAGCGCAACGGCCACCACTTCATCGACGGCTTCGCCGGCCGCCCCGACGGCGAGGCACAGACCTTCCTGGCCGCCCATCCCGACCTCTATGCCGACCAGTCCGGCCGCGTCCGCATGCGCATCAAGGACGGCGAGGCGATGATCGGCTCGCTCGCCTGCCCGGGCTTTGCCACCGCGGCGTTCCCCTCGGTGGAGGCGATGGAGGGGATGAAGAAGGCGGACTGGCCTGGGTGA
- a CDS encoding sugar phosphate isomerase/epimerase family protein, producing the protein MSRMRLSLCNEVIGELPFERQCALAAELGYDGLEVAPFTFGDEPHLMSAETRAGIRRAAAAAGVRVSGLHWLLVKPAGLSLTSPDAALRARTTDVLCRLVALCAELEGDVLVHGSPVQRRLPDGPEAAAARGWAIDALARVGEAAAAAGVVYCLEPLSPRETNFVNTVAEAAGIVQAIGNPALRTMIDCSAAGLAEAEPVADLIDRWLPTGLVAHVQVNDRNRRGPGQGDEAFAPILAALARQDYRGWVAVEPFDYVPDGPGSAARAAGYLRGIEEALAWRGAER; encoded by the coding sequence ATGAGCCGGATGCGCCTGTCGCTGTGCAACGAGGTCATCGGCGAGCTGCCGTTCGAGCGGCAATGCGCGCTGGCGGCCGAGCTCGGCTATGACGGGCTGGAGGTGGCGCCCTTCACCTTCGGCGACGAGCCGCATCTTATGTCGGCCGAGACGCGGGCCGGGATCCGGCGGGCGGCCGCCGCCGCGGGCGTGCGGGTGTCTGGCCTGCATTGGCTGCTGGTGAAGCCGGCCGGCCTGTCGCTGACCAGCCCGGACGCCGCCCTCCGGGCGCGCACGACCGACGTGCTGTGCCGGCTGGTGGCGCTGTGCGCCGAACTGGAGGGGGATGTGCTGGTGCACGGCTCGCCCGTGCAGCGCCGCCTGCCGGATGGGCCGGAAGCGGCCGCGGCGCGTGGCTGGGCGATCGACGCCCTGGCCCGGGTCGGCGAGGCAGCGGCGGCGGCCGGCGTCGTCTACTGCCTGGAGCCGCTGTCGCCGCGCGAGACCAATTTCGTGAACACGGTGGCCGAGGCGGCCGGGATCGTCCAGGCGATCGGCAACCCGGCGCTGCGCACCATGATCGATTGCAGCGCCGCCGGCCTGGCCGAGGCCGAGCCGGTGGCGGACCTGATCGACCGCTGGCTGCCGACCGGACTGGTGGCGCACGTCCAGGTGAACGACCGCAACCGCCGCGGGCCGGGGCAGGGGGATGAAGCCTTCGCGCCGATCCTGGCGGCCCTGGCACGCCAGGACTATCGCGGCTGGGTGGCGGTCGAGCCGTTCGACTATGTGCCGGACGGGCCGGGGTCGGCGGCCAGGGCGGCCGGGTATCTGCGCGGGATCGAGGAAGCGCTGGCATGGCGGGGGGCGGAGCGATGA